A window of the Vigna angularis cultivar LongXiaoDou No.4 chromosome 3, ASM1680809v1, whole genome shotgun sequence genome harbors these coding sequences:
- the LOC108321965 gene encoding uncharacterized protein LOC108321965 isoform X2 has protein sequence MGLSRNAASQPEIDDAGGDIGFHAIRGGFPFKRNPSHYRHRGSFDRQLPRTSNSSSSNSSSRSHLHSRLTRKGLLLWLFPFSKSKSGLYALIIAVVFLFAFASVVMQNSITSVFRQRAERGRYRLEGLRFGTTLRFVPGRVSQGFLSGNGLDRIRSQPRLGVRPPRIALILGHMTIDPQSLMLVTVIRNLQKLGYVFKIFAVGHGKAHSIWESIGGGISRLNIEKQGLIDWSIFEGIIVGSLEAKEAVSSLMQEPFCSIPLIWIIQEDRLSSRLPVYEQMGWEHLVSHWRNAFSRASVVVFPDFTYPMLYSGLDTGNFFVIPGSPVDVWAAERYRETHGKDQLRELSGFDKYDMVVLVVGSSVFYDDLSWDYAVAMHSIGPLLTKYARRNDATESFKFVFLCGNSTDGSDDALQEVASRLGLLQGSVRHYGLNGDVNSVLLMADIILYGSAQEVQGFPPLLIRAMTFEIPVIAPDFPVLKKYIVDGVHGIFFPKQNPEALMTAFSLLISNGRLSKFAKAIASSGRRLAKNVLSLDCITGYARLLENVLSFPSDALLPGPVSEIQQGSWEWNLLQNEINLGINWLKMDGGFLNGKVSVVYDLEHELGGPNYSTSVFENGTEFSEQNELTQLDWDVLREIEISEENEMFETEEVEERMEKDVGVWDNIYRSARKSEKLKFEVNERDVGELERTGQPVCIYEIYNGAGVWPLLHHGSLYRGLSLSRRGQRQSSDDVDAVGRLPLLNDTYYQEILCEMGGMFAIANRVDNIHRRPWIGFQSWRAAGRKVALSMKAEKVLEQRMQENSRGDVIYFWGHLDMDRIIIGNNNAISFWYMCDILNGGNCRTVFQDGFRQMYALPPDVEALPPMPEDGGYWSALHSWVMPTPSFLEMFVDSIDALRRDSSKHGLCLLGSSEIETKHCYCRVLELLINVWAYHSARRMVYINPNTGSTEEQHPIEQRKGFMWVKYFNFSLLKSMDEDLAEAADDGDHPRDMWLWPMTGEVHWHGVFEREREERYRLKMDKKRKTKEKLFERMKYGYKQKSLGR, from the exons ATGGGATTGTCGCGCAACGCGGCGTCGCAGCCGGAGATCGATGACGCCGGTGGTGACATTGGATTCCACGCGATCCGCGGCGGATTCCCCTTCAAGAGAAACCCTAGCCACTACCGGCACCGGGGGTCGTTCGATCGGCAATTGCCGCGGACGAgcaacagcagcagcagcaacagcAGCAGCCGATCTCACCTGCACAGCCGCCTCACGCGCAAGGGCTTGTTGCTGTGGCTCTTCCCCTTCTCCAAGTCCAAGTCCGGATTGTATGCCCTCATTATTGCCGTCGTGTTCCTCTTCGCGTTCGCCTCCGTGGTTATGCAGAACTCCATCACCTCCGTCTTCCGCCAGCGCGCCGAGCGAGGCCGTTACCGCCTGGAAGGGCTTCGCTTCGGGACCACGCTCCGCTTCGTGCCAGGGAGGGTTTCACAGGGGTTCCTCTCCGGCAACGGACTCGATCGGATTCGCTCCCAGCCCAGGCTTGGCGTTCGCCCGCCCAGGATAGCTCTC ATTTTAGGGCACATGACAATCGATCCCCAGTCACTGATGTTGGTTACTGTGATTCGGAATCTACAGAAGTTGGGTTATGTTTTCAAG ATATTTGCAGTAGGGCATGGGAAGGCCCACTCAATATGGGAAAGCATAGGTGGTGGAATCTCTCGTTTGAATATAGAGAAGCAAGGCCTGATTGATTGGTCAAT TTTTGAAGGTATCATTGTTGGGTCCCTAGAAGCAAAAGAAGCCGTTTCAAG CCTTATGCAGGAGCCTTTTTGTTCAATACCATTGATATGGATTATTCAAGAAGATAGACTTTCAAGTCGCCTTCCAGTTTATGAGCAAATGGGTTGGGAGCATCTTGTTTCTCATTGGAGAAACGCTTTTAGCAGAGCCAGTGTTGTTGTGTTTCCAGATTTTACTTATCCG ATGTTATATAGTGGGCTTGATACTGGAAACTTCTTTGTGATTCCTGGGTCACCAGTAGATGTGTGGGCTGCAGAAAGGTATCGTGAGACCCATGGAAAGGATCAGCTAAGGGAACTTAGTGGATTTGATAAATATGATATGGTGGTTCTAGTTGTTGGGAGCTCAGTCTTCTATGATGACCTATCTTGGGACTATGCTGTTGCAATGCATTCCATAGGGCCTCTGCTGACAAAATATGCAAGGAGGAATGATGCAACTGAgtcatttaaatttgttttcttatgcGGCAATTCTACTGATGGTTCAGACGACGCTTTACAG GAAGTTGCTTCACGTTTGGGACTTCTTCAAGGTTCCGTACGGCATTATGGCTTGAATGGTGATGTGAATAGTGTGTTACTAATGGCTGATATCATCCTATATGGTTCTGCTCAGGAGGTGCAAGGTTTTCCTCCATTATTAATCAGAGCAATGACTTTTGAAATTCCTGTTATTGCACCTGATTTTCCagtgttaaaaaaatat ATTGTGGATGGAGTACATGGGATATTTTTTCCCAAACAAAATCCTGAAGCTTTGATGACTGCTTTTTCACTTTTGATTTCAAATGGAAGACTTTCTAAATTTGCTAAAGCAATTGCATCATCTGGAAGGCGACTTGCAAAAAATGTATTATCTTTGGATTGCATAACTGGCTATGCAAGGCTTCTGGAGAATGTACTCAGTTTTCCCTCAGATGCTTTACTGCCTGGTCCTGTTTCTGAGATTCAACAGGGGTCATGGGAATGGAATTTATTACAGAATGAAATAAACCTAGGCATTAACTGGTTAAAAATGGATGGTGGTTTTCTCAACGGAAAAGTTTCTGTTGTTTATGATCTTGAGCATGAGTTGGGAGGTCCTAATTATTCAACTAGTGTCTTTGAGAATGGAACAGAGTTTTCAGAGCAAAATGAATTAACCCAATTGGATTGGGATGTTTTGAGAGAGATTGAAATATCCGAAGAGAATGAAATGTTTGAAACTGAAGAG GTTGAAGAGAGAATGGAGAAAGATGTTGGTGTATGGGATAATATATATCGTAGCGCTAGAAAATCTGAGAAACTGAAGTTTGAAGTCAATGAGAGGGATGTAGGGGAGCTTGAGAGAACTGGACAACCTGTGTGCATTTATGAGATATACAATGGTGCAGGAGTGTGGCCACTTTTGCACCATGGCTCTCTCTATCGTGGGTTAAGCCTT TCTAGAAGAGGACAGAGACAAAGTTCTGATGATGTGGATGCAGTTGGTCGTTTGCCTCTTTTGAATGACACATATTATCAGGAGATTCTCTGCGAAATGGGAGGAATGTTTGCTATTGCAAATAGGGTGGATAACATTCACAGGAGGCCTTGGATTGGGTTTCAATCATGGCGTGCTGCTGGTAGGAAG GTAGCATTGTCAATGAAAGCTGAAAAGGTTCTGGAACAGAGAATGCAAGAGAATTCCAGAGGAgatgtaatatatttttgggGACATTTAGACATGGATCGGATTATCATAGGAAACAACAATGCAATTTCTTTTTGGTACATGTGTGACATCTTAAATGGAGGCAATTGCAG AACTGTTTTTCAAGATGGCTTCCGCCAGATGTATGCATTGCCCCCTGATGTTGAAGCACTGCCCCCAATGCCTGAAGATGGTGGTTATTGGTCAGCACTGCACAGCTGGGTGATGCCAACCCCTTCTTTCTTAGA GATGTTTGTTGATTCCATTGATGCCCTGCGCAGAGACTCCAGTAAACATGGCTTGTGCTTGTTAGGGTCTTCGGAGATTGAG ACGAAGCACTGCTACTGTCGAGTGTTGGAACTTCTAATCAATGTATGGGCTTATCATAGTGCACGAAGGATGGTATACATAAATCCTAACACTGGTTCTACGGAAGAGCAGCACCCAATTGAACAACGGAAGGGATTTATGTGGGTAAAATACTTCAATTTTTCACTGTTGAAGAGTATGGACGAAGATCTAGCCGAGGCTGCAGATGATGGTGATCACCCAAGGG
- the LOC108321965 gene encoding uncharacterized protein LOC108321965 isoform X1 translates to MGLSRNAASQPEIDDAGGDIGFHAIRGGFPFKRNPSHYRHRGSFDRQLPRTSNSSSSNSSSRSHLHSRLTRKGLLLWLFPFSKSKSGLYALIIAVVFLFAFASVVMQNSITSVFRQRAERGRYRLEGLRFGTTLRFVPGRVSQGFLSGNGLDRIRSQPRLGVRPPRIALILGHMTIDPQSLMLVTVIRNLQKLGYVFKIFAVGHGKAHSIWESIGGGISRLNIEKQGLIDWSIFEGIIVGSLEAKEAVSSLMQEPFCSIPLIWIIQEDRLSSRLPVYEQMGWEHLVSHWRNAFSRASVVVFPDFTYPMLYSGLDTGNFFVIPGSPVDVWAAERYRETHGKDQLRELSGFDKYDMVVLVVGSSVFYDDLSWDYAVAMHSIGPLLTKYARRNDATESFKFVFLCGNSTDGSDDALQEVASRLGLLQGSVRHYGLNGDVNSVLLMADIILYGSAQEVQGFPPLLIRAMTFEIPVIAPDFPVLKKYIVDGVHGIFFPKQNPEALMTAFSLLISNGRLSKFAKAIASSGRRLAKNVLSLDCITGYARLLENVLSFPSDALLPGPVSEIQQGSWEWNLLQNEINLGINWLKMDGGFLNGKVSVVYDLEHELGGPNYSTSVFENGTEFSEQNELTQLDWDVLREIEISEENEMFETEEVEERMEKDVGVWDNIYRSARKSEKLKFEVNERDVGELERTGQPVCIYEIYNGAGVWPLLHHGSLYRGLSLSRRGQRQSSDDVDAVGRLPLLNDTYYQEILCEMGGMFAIANRVDNIHRRPWIGFQSWRAAGRKVALSMKAEKVLEQRMQENSRGDVIYFWGHLDMDRIIIGNNNAISFWYMCDILNGGNCRTVFQDGFRQMYALPPDVEALPPMPEDGGYWSALHSWVMPTPSFLEFVMFSRMFVDSIDALRRDSSKHGLCLLGSSEIETKHCYCRVLELLINVWAYHSARRMVYINPNTGSTEEQHPIEQRKGFMWVKYFNFSLLKSMDEDLAEAADDGDHPRDMWLWPMTGEVHWHGVFEREREERYRLKMDKKRKTKEKLFERMKYGYKQKSLGR, encoded by the exons ATGGGATTGTCGCGCAACGCGGCGTCGCAGCCGGAGATCGATGACGCCGGTGGTGACATTGGATTCCACGCGATCCGCGGCGGATTCCCCTTCAAGAGAAACCCTAGCCACTACCGGCACCGGGGGTCGTTCGATCGGCAATTGCCGCGGACGAgcaacagcagcagcagcaacagcAGCAGCCGATCTCACCTGCACAGCCGCCTCACGCGCAAGGGCTTGTTGCTGTGGCTCTTCCCCTTCTCCAAGTCCAAGTCCGGATTGTATGCCCTCATTATTGCCGTCGTGTTCCTCTTCGCGTTCGCCTCCGTGGTTATGCAGAACTCCATCACCTCCGTCTTCCGCCAGCGCGCCGAGCGAGGCCGTTACCGCCTGGAAGGGCTTCGCTTCGGGACCACGCTCCGCTTCGTGCCAGGGAGGGTTTCACAGGGGTTCCTCTCCGGCAACGGACTCGATCGGATTCGCTCCCAGCCCAGGCTTGGCGTTCGCCCGCCCAGGATAGCTCTC ATTTTAGGGCACATGACAATCGATCCCCAGTCACTGATGTTGGTTACTGTGATTCGGAATCTACAGAAGTTGGGTTATGTTTTCAAG ATATTTGCAGTAGGGCATGGGAAGGCCCACTCAATATGGGAAAGCATAGGTGGTGGAATCTCTCGTTTGAATATAGAGAAGCAAGGCCTGATTGATTGGTCAAT TTTTGAAGGTATCATTGTTGGGTCCCTAGAAGCAAAAGAAGCCGTTTCAAG CCTTATGCAGGAGCCTTTTTGTTCAATACCATTGATATGGATTATTCAAGAAGATAGACTTTCAAGTCGCCTTCCAGTTTATGAGCAAATGGGTTGGGAGCATCTTGTTTCTCATTGGAGAAACGCTTTTAGCAGAGCCAGTGTTGTTGTGTTTCCAGATTTTACTTATCCG ATGTTATATAGTGGGCTTGATACTGGAAACTTCTTTGTGATTCCTGGGTCACCAGTAGATGTGTGGGCTGCAGAAAGGTATCGTGAGACCCATGGAAAGGATCAGCTAAGGGAACTTAGTGGATTTGATAAATATGATATGGTGGTTCTAGTTGTTGGGAGCTCAGTCTTCTATGATGACCTATCTTGGGACTATGCTGTTGCAATGCATTCCATAGGGCCTCTGCTGACAAAATATGCAAGGAGGAATGATGCAACTGAgtcatttaaatttgttttcttatgcGGCAATTCTACTGATGGTTCAGACGACGCTTTACAG GAAGTTGCTTCACGTTTGGGACTTCTTCAAGGTTCCGTACGGCATTATGGCTTGAATGGTGATGTGAATAGTGTGTTACTAATGGCTGATATCATCCTATATGGTTCTGCTCAGGAGGTGCAAGGTTTTCCTCCATTATTAATCAGAGCAATGACTTTTGAAATTCCTGTTATTGCACCTGATTTTCCagtgttaaaaaaatat ATTGTGGATGGAGTACATGGGATATTTTTTCCCAAACAAAATCCTGAAGCTTTGATGACTGCTTTTTCACTTTTGATTTCAAATGGAAGACTTTCTAAATTTGCTAAAGCAATTGCATCATCTGGAAGGCGACTTGCAAAAAATGTATTATCTTTGGATTGCATAACTGGCTATGCAAGGCTTCTGGAGAATGTACTCAGTTTTCCCTCAGATGCTTTACTGCCTGGTCCTGTTTCTGAGATTCAACAGGGGTCATGGGAATGGAATTTATTACAGAATGAAATAAACCTAGGCATTAACTGGTTAAAAATGGATGGTGGTTTTCTCAACGGAAAAGTTTCTGTTGTTTATGATCTTGAGCATGAGTTGGGAGGTCCTAATTATTCAACTAGTGTCTTTGAGAATGGAACAGAGTTTTCAGAGCAAAATGAATTAACCCAATTGGATTGGGATGTTTTGAGAGAGATTGAAATATCCGAAGAGAATGAAATGTTTGAAACTGAAGAG GTTGAAGAGAGAATGGAGAAAGATGTTGGTGTATGGGATAATATATATCGTAGCGCTAGAAAATCTGAGAAACTGAAGTTTGAAGTCAATGAGAGGGATGTAGGGGAGCTTGAGAGAACTGGACAACCTGTGTGCATTTATGAGATATACAATGGTGCAGGAGTGTGGCCACTTTTGCACCATGGCTCTCTCTATCGTGGGTTAAGCCTT TCTAGAAGAGGACAGAGACAAAGTTCTGATGATGTGGATGCAGTTGGTCGTTTGCCTCTTTTGAATGACACATATTATCAGGAGATTCTCTGCGAAATGGGAGGAATGTTTGCTATTGCAAATAGGGTGGATAACATTCACAGGAGGCCTTGGATTGGGTTTCAATCATGGCGTGCTGCTGGTAGGAAG GTAGCATTGTCAATGAAAGCTGAAAAGGTTCTGGAACAGAGAATGCAAGAGAATTCCAGAGGAgatgtaatatatttttgggGACATTTAGACATGGATCGGATTATCATAGGAAACAACAATGCAATTTCTTTTTGGTACATGTGTGACATCTTAAATGGAGGCAATTGCAG AACTGTTTTTCAAGATGGCTTCCGCCAGATGTATGCATTGCCCCCTGATGTTGAAGCACTGCCCCCAATGCCTGAAGATGGTGGTTATTGGTCAGCACTGCACAGCTGGGTGATGCCAACCCCTTCTTTCTTAGAGTTCGTAATGTTCTCTcg GATGTTTGTTGATTCCATTGATGCCCTGCGCAGAGACTCCAGTAAACATGGCTTGTGCTTGTTAGGGTCTTCGGAGATTGAG ACGAAGCACTGCTACTGTCGAGTGTTGGAACTTCTAATCAATGTATGGGCTTATCATAGTGCACGAAGGATGGTATACATAAATCCTAACACTGGTTCTACGGAAGAGCAGCACCCAATTGAACAACGGAAGGGATTTATGTGGGTAAAATACTTCAATTTTTCACTGTTGAAGAGTATGGACGAAGATCTAGCCGAGGCTGCAGATGATGGTGATCACCCAAGGG